gaagtttgtgtgtgtaggaaagttttgatgtgatggaaaagttggaagtttgaagaataacTTTGGCACTAAACACGGCGTGAGTCCTAAAGGAATTTGCGCCTCTTGAGTTGTTTTCTGTTCAATTGAATCCTGTTAGTATGATGGACAATTTGATCTTTCTTTCTTATGAAATATACTATGaagttaggccctgtttagattccaacttttttcttcaaacttccaacttttccgtcacatcaaactttcctacacacacaaactttcaacttttctgtcacatcgttttaatttcttcaaactttcaattttggcgtggaactaaacacagccttacctGAAGAAAATTTACTCATTGATTTTCTGACTTCACTGGAGTACCCGGCCCATACTGTGAGGTTCCCATCTTTTAGGCACCTTTTGAAATAACACCATACCTGTAGTACTGTATACAGGTCAAATCATGTTTGAAAGAGGTTCCAATCATCACTTCATCTATCTTATTAATGACATCTTCTTGGATTCTTTAAACAAGCTCATTGCGCAAATGTCCTAGTCATCAAAATGTTCGACCTCTAATTTCAGTAATTGCAAACACCCATCCACTATTCCAGTGATGATGTTTATCTTTTAcgaaatataaaacattggaTAATTTTCTTGATGGAAGTGTTTGCAGAAGAATAAATGAATGAGGAGTGTCCATGTTTATCATTGTATCTGTATCCAAGCACAGAAATGGGAAAATAGATTAGCAAGCAACGTTTCACGCACTACACTTTCCTCTTTCACAAATATCCTGTTGCAACGTAATTCCTATAGCCAAACATCGGGAGCCCAATGgatttgcttcttcttctttttttttttttttggcactgGGGCACCAAACTGGCACCTCACCATGCGATGAACTATTACGCCATGCAGTTGGTTAATCCTTATGATTCGTATAGTTACCATTTTTCTAGTGTTCCTAGTTTATtgtcctttctttcttttactcTGCAACCAACATGCTTGAAGTTTAATTGTTTCTACATGATGATTTTTGTACAGATTGTGATCAAAATAGTGCTCTTAGTTTACTTTTTATTGTACCGATATCGGTGACGTTTCATGGAAAAgtctagagagagaaaaaaaaagcttgatttatcatctggTGGTGCAGTCGTTTTCTCTCATTGTGTGGCCTAACCGAGGTCGTATCTCATAGAGTTTCGTTTCATCTGTGTGCTCTATAGGTTTTCTATATCCACTGGATTGATTTCACTTTCGTTATATTTTAGCTCAGTTTACATATTATGTGGCCAAATTTCTACATCATCTGCGTGCTTTATTGGGGTGAACTGATTGAGCTGGCCGTGTACAGTTGCAATCCCCtacttctaaaaaaaatccattatgAAGGGAGAGATGTAGTACTACTTTATTGGTTTCATGTCGTTGTCTGATTATTTTCAGTGCTCTTTTTATTTACTActctggctgtgtttagttcagtgtaaagtttggattttaattgaaattggaaatgatgtgactaaaaaattgtgtgtatgacaggttgatgtgatggaaaaggatccaaagtttggatccaaactttggatctaaacacagcctctgAAAGTAGATGAACTCTTGATCGCGTTTTTGTGGTTACCCTGAGAGCTCGTTATAGTTTAACTCAATTCTGTCTCTGAAAGACTTTCGGTTGCTTAATTCGTTAAGCCCTGTTCCAGTTTTCTCTGAAAATACTGGTCTTGAGTTCACTCTGCCCAAAACAAACCAAGTCTTGAGTTCGTGTCAACAGGGACACAGggtcaattcaaaagactgaagCTGTAGCGTTCAAGCTTCAACCTTAATCCAAGTCGAGCTTTTGCCAGACATCCAAAGTCGACGAAGAGGTCCTGCCTCTGTTTACTTTCGGCAATTATAGCTTTGGCCTTTGGAAACCTGAAGGATCAGTACCCAACAACGACTGATCTCTTTCAGCATGTATATACATCTCAGGTAAATTTTACTGCCCTTCACAGATCGCACACACAAAGTACACACCACTTCTTCACTCCATCGGAGcaaagagggaaaaaagaaaacgtACATGCTTCATCATACAACACCCTAGCAATGATCCACTGAAAATTAAACCTGGTCGTTCGTTCGTCGGTCAGTCcatgccggcggcgacggcggcggtgcggcggccggACGACGACCGGAGGACGCCGTCGGCGAAGGCGAGGCGGTCGGAGAGCTCCCTGACCTGCTGCTGGTACTCGACGGCCTGCgccatcgcctccgcctccagctCGCCGAGCTGCACGCACagccgctcctccgcctcctccgccaccgccagcgccgccagcgccgcctccagctcgcgccgcagccgctcctccctcgccgccgcctccgccgccgccgcctccagctccgCGTTCCTCCTCatcacctcctccgcctccttggcgtccatggccgccaccgccaccttccTCGCCATCTCAAAATGCACAATGCCGCAAGAGCGGGAAGGTTCAAAGCGCTGGAAATGGGGTGGAGTTCGTTCGTGTGGCGTGTTGCTCCGGGTGTCTTCGCGGTTTGGATCTCCTTTTTATAGGCGGGAAATGGGGGTTGCAGTTGCAGGTATGATGGTGAAGCCGCGAAGATCGCAGACGAGAAGGCGTCCACGTTCAACGAACCGAGCCGGGCACGCCGCGAGGTGTCGGTGTACGGGTACAGAAGCGCTGGGTTTACCACTACTACACACAAATGATGCCATCCGTTCCGTCATCTCGCCTCAGAGACCATACCCGTACGTCTCCTTCTGTCCCCTATTGCTGTCTTGTTCATGATTCATTTCGGGACATGAAGACGGTGAAAGGGAAACACTGGGCGATGATGGAACATGGACGTGCCTCTGATTGGAATTCGGCGGTGGTTCTTACGGTTAAAACAAGGTTATCATCGtctaaaaaaagttcaaaccaaGGGTATGGATATGGACGTAAAATTAAACAACGGTTTCTTTCTAACACTAGCAAAACGCCTATACTTGGAGTACGTTACAacagatttaaaaattatatatatctgAAGTTCTTaacttgaaaatatatatttctcataAAAAACATATAGAGTTTGCAAGCAAATATCCAACCAAAAAGAACAAGCCACATGCACAAAAGTATACTCCATTTAACTAGCCTTAGGGGCTGTTTGGGATGggatctagtttttttttttgtgagagggactaaaataAATCCCTcccatccaaacaccaccttaaggTGTTatttagaatatgtcacatctagtactaggttggtattttatgagacggagggagtaacattcgATTCGATTGTGTATTTTGTGAATGTAAAACTGAAGTAAACAGCTGGGATTGGAGAACCAACCTGACCAGTTGGATCGTACACATCAGGTTTGACGTTATTGAGTTCAAGTATGGCAGGTCCGTGAGGCTGATCAGCTCATGAGTGCAAGCGAGCGATCGAAAGGCACGTCTTTGCTGGCGCCTGTACTGTGACAATTGACAGGTCGAGAAAAACCTCACATCTCATCTTCGTTTGACGGTGAGATGCTCACCAATCATCACGGATACTCTCTCGCTCTGCCCATAAAAGATCATTTTTTTACTACGAATCTAGCACTTCTGATTATAATTCTAGACAAAGAGATGTTTAAATTCGTAAgcagaagttgattttttattagatgGAGAAAGTAGGTGATATAGGCCCTCTACGTTCAAAAACACAACTGCTGTTTGAAACATGTAAAAAAGCATGAGGTCTCTTGGAAACGGAACGGAGGAATATAAGATTTTATCGGGTTTGAAGGCCCAGtttgaaacatattttttaatggaATATTGAGACATATTGTTTACTTGATTAAcacaataaattaatattttaaaaaataaactttacaaATAATTTAGAACAAGTGGTGTAGACAATATAatagaagttatttttttaagaaatcgcATTCTTACAAGCGTGTAGCAAATAATccgtgataaaaaaaagttaaaaagaacTTATGATAATCCTACTCCTTTGTCCCGAAACATATTACTCCCTATGTTATAGATgttaacatatataaatatgagtaatgctagaaagtcttataatatgaaacggagaaagtaccaTTCTagtatttaatattataaaaccTGGTGCAatcctaaaataatatttttcatcTAACTAACCAACGTTCAACGTTCATTCGAATTTCTTCCTATTTACTCTAATCACGAACCATCTCTTATTTAATAAGGATCACACATGATGCAAAGGCTGAGATTCTTTTTCCACTATCTAAAGAAGAATATAACGAGTATCATTTTCTATCCATTCCTAATCTTCTTTTTTAATCATGAAGTTACATCTACTTTGGGTCAGGGGGGACGATATTTTTGCGTTCCAAagagccaaaaaagaaaactacacctgtatactcactccgtcccaaaaaaaaaagacaaaccctgggtttccgtgtccaacgtttgaccgtccgtcttatttaaaaaaaatatataaaaaagttaaaaagaaaaattcacgcataaagtattaatcatgttttatcatctaacaataatgaaaatactaattataaaaaaattatatataagacagacagttaAATGTTGAACACAAAAACCcagagtttatctttttttttttttttttagacggagggagtatgtcgtAGTTTTGTGTTTGGACTTGTCTGGTGAGGTGAGCCTAATCAACACAGGAAATGTGCAGCACTGTGTGCAGATGCCGCATCTCTATGGCCTTGCCGCCTCTTTCGGCGATGAACGGTCATCACAACCCTTGGCGACCGTTCATCGcctgctagctatagctatatATGCGGTCACATGCCAATGTCACGGCAGCAGGCGGCAGCGACGTCTGGTCCTTCTCATTTGATCGTGTCCCAATCTGTTGCCGTTGTGCCATTGTCTGTGCTGCCGTGTCACGGCGACATGCATTATATATCTCAGAATGCagtacatttttttagataatggattatattaaacccggcctctacaccttGTGAGGGTGTACACAGCCAAAACCATAGTCACGAGTACAAAAGACTCCTCCCATTACATAGGGACACACAAATAAAAGTATAACAAACGATTAAAGAGAAATAGAGGCTAAACTTCAATTCTTCTTCGAAAATTCCATCCAAAGGTAGAgaagaactccataactcgctTCTCCAAAATTCTGCACTTGACTTGAGCTTCTTCTCCTTCAACTTTTTTAAGAAGCAAAGACCAAAGCCTTGCCCAATAAGTTGCCTTGAATATTACCTGTAAGAAAGAAATATGATTGTAGCCGTTAAAGACTATGTCATTCTTACTAAGCCACAAAGCCCAACAAATTGCCGCTATGCCCTCCCAAGTTTGTCTTTTGAGTTTAGGTTCAAAACCATTCAACCAATTACCAAACATATGAGCGCAACTTCTGGGTTGTCTAACCCCGAAAGTAAAATAAACCGCACTCCATATGTATCTAGCCATTATACAATCAAAGAAAAGGTGTTGTATCGACTCTTTAGAGTTACAAAAGCTACACAATAAGCTACCCTTCCATCTTCTCTTAGCTAGATTATCCTTTGTTAGAATCACCCCTTTATTCAAATACCATaggaaaatcttaatctttaaTGGAATTCTTAGCTTCCAAATTAAAGATTTCTTAGGTATTACATCATCAAACATAAGTAACTTGTACATAGAGTTTACGGTAAACAACCCTTGTTTATTAGTTTTCCATATGAATTGGTCAAGATGACTTGTCAGGTTAACATTAGCCACTTTCGAGACAATGACATACCAATCTTTCAAGTTTTTCCCAACTATCGCTCTTCTAAAGGACACATTCAACGGTATCGTTTCCAAAACCTTAGCAACTACTGTATTCTTATTTTGAACCAGGTTGTACAAATTAGGAAATTCTTTCTCAAGAGATTTGTTTCCCATCCAACAATCCTCCCAAAATCTAACTTGTTTCCCATTTCTCACCTTAAAGTGTCCAAGTAATTGGAATGATTCTTTTGCCGTCATGAGACTAGCCCAGAAATGAGAATCTCCTTATTGCTTTTGAACCTGtagaatggttttttttttgccaaatatttttttctaagaaaattTTGCCAAATTCCCTCTTCATTGATTAACTTAAAGATCCATTTACTAAGCATGCACTTATTTTGAATCTCTAAGTTCTGAATCACTAAACCTCCACACTCCTTGGGTTTGCAAAGTACACTCCATTTGGCCAGCCTATACTTCTTTTTATGTTCATCACATTGCCAAAAAAATCTGGATCTATAATAGTCCAGTTTTTTTAAGATACCTTTAGGTATCTCAAAGAATGAAAGCATATACATTGCTAGACTGCTTAGCACTGAATTGTTGAGGAGTAACCTCCCTCCTGTTGACAGAAACTTTCCTTTCCAGCTACTAAGCTTTTTTTCGAATCTATCCTCTAACTCCTTCCAGTCTTTGTTTGCCAGCCTTTTATAATGCATTGGAAGGCCTAGATATCTAAAAGGGTAGGACCCTATCTTGCAgccaaatagaaaagaaaatgcattttctaCTTCCTTAGCTTTTCCGTAACAGAACATCTCACtcttatgaaaattgatttctaAGCCTGAAAGCTTCTCATAGGCACTTAGTACCATTTTCCATAAAGATAatggtatcatctgcatatGGAAAAATTGACAGCCCGTTATCTACCAAATTCGGAATTACACCTCGTGTCATTCCTCTTTCAGTCGACCTATTGATTAGAATTGCCAATATATCCGccaacaaattaaataaaattggtgataaGGGATCCCCTTGTCGCAACCCTTTTAGATATCAGTACATATCTGATAGTAGTGCATGTACTTTATTTCTGGCCGAAAATGATGATGCCTGCCCGGCGACAAAGCTGATGGTCCAAGCAAAACATTTGTTGACAAACtgtggccctgtttggatccggagggctattaaatagcccttcagaatcttgttatttaggagtattaaacgtagattactgacaaaacccattccataacccctaggctattttgcgagacgaatctaacgaggtatattaatccatgatttgctacagtgatgctacagtaatcagccgctaattatggattaatatacattattagattcgtctcgcaaaatagcctaggggttatggaatcggttttgtcggtaatctacatttaatactcctaaatagtaagattccggagggctatttaatatcccggaggatccaaacaaggcctgtGTCTTGTTTGCTTGTACTGTGGTGTCACTTGGGTAGAgatggcaaattggcaatggGTGCATGGGGTCTGTGATCCGAGACTCTTGGGTATTTATTCTTTTAAAAGCTAAATTTAGTTCAATTCTCAAATTTTTGGGTATGCTATTATGTATGTTATCTGGTCACCGGTATGTGTCAATCCATGAGTAAAAATACCTATATGTCTAGCCTTAAAATTATAGGTAGCCCAAAAACCAAACAAGCGCAAAAGATTAAACCGTAATATAAGATCATCTCACTCGGGCATCTCTCAACTCTAACCGTATCATATATCTTGCTCACGAGTCGTGAAGCGATCGTACATGGTCAGGGAGCAAGATAGACTCGGGTAAGCCTACGGGGTTGGAAAATTGGTGGTCACCATCTCTTCCCTATCCCATTCTAGTTGTATCCTACATCTCGCTCACGAGTCATGAGACGGCCGTGATCAGAGAGCAAGCTAGATTTGGGTAGGCCAATGGAGTTGATAAATTGGAGACATTgaactttttgccacttttagatttgatgtttaactatttgtcacccATGTGTCAATGACGTGTAGATTCGAATGACAAATTATTAATTGCAACATGTAAGAGTCGCGaacagatatttttttatttccagGAAATTGGGGGGGTCACCGTCTACTCCCTATCCCATTCAGCTAATGGTACAGGTAGCCGGTACCTGCATAGATGTGGGCATAGGAGAAATCATGTACTCGTAAGTGGATGTGGATGTTAAAGCgaaaaattttaatttgcacGGGTTTGGGTATAGAACCACGAAAACccgaaaaatatatatccattgCCATCTCTACAGTTTGGTGGTTGGgagtgtaattctcaaaaaaaaaaaaaaggtgggcaTGTTCTAGGCTTTTTTTTGTTGGAGGAGCTAGATTGGCTATGGCGgagtcgtcgtcatcatcatcggcACGTCTTCGGTGAAACGACTAAGTTCGGGAAAGGCGCGAAGCAACCAACTGAGCGAAAGTAAGGGTAACATCTATAGCTAGAGATAGCCCGTGCGACTTTGTGAGCTGAAGCGAATTGAATCCAACgattggatatccgtgattctCTTTTTGCCGGAAATAATACGGTGACACTGCATGCCTTGTCACCTTATCGTTGCaaaaagaatgttttttttttcttctgatcGTGCATTGCAATCGATTGGAATATTGTTGGTACGTTGTCCAAACTCCTTTCAtatatgatttattttgggTAAAAAACTTTTTAATTAGTATTTCTCATAAAATTTTTCAAGGttgacttttctattttattatcTATATATAATCCATTCATTTGTGTCATCGAATAAAAACTGTGAATTCAGTTTCAACCATCATTCACCATCCATCAACAGTACTTTACAACATGACATTAGGGTCAGTTTGGTGGATGGTTAAccaaccctgagttccactcgagaCTCGAGGCTGTtgtttggcccgatctttcggtgagttgatgataactatgatttgggagaaacgtggATGATCCGACTaaaaccgtacaagacgttgtgttgcgcctttgcgatcgatacacctctccgtgggttgttgatcttgccggtgcagatcaaccttattcctgcaagcaaatcgaagaaacaagcaagaacaagataaaagcaatctgaattgcaaataggaatgaaaacacacgataagttggggtttcggaTACAAGCaaacggacggtctagccgacacgcgcgctgcaaggaagtagcaatggctaaactttcatttAAACAAAActcaagaaaccctgaaggggtacctaccTATTTATAGGGATGGGAGGACGACCAAGGGGTGCCAAAGGTCGttctccacctggttggggcgcaccccacatgggccccacttgggccggggtcccagacgaagttacaagcccataggcccattactgGTGATGCAGCACTttgttgcttcaattgcggctcACTGAGATGGAGTTTtgcaatgaggctggatccgttggaaagaggactccgagagctttccatcaagtactcacgggctgaAAACAGAGCTCATATGgagatttggcggccgtttgaaatcAACAGtgcagcaggtggccgaatcggattccaacACTTGAAGGccttgatcttgatgtcttcttgtttatgcatgatgtgagcaatggttgtatccgtactagccatggtcacatcatcctccccttcttcacagaaaaccgtcctcggtttttccatatggtgctctttgcgtagtccatttataacaacctgtttcttccaatcaaaacaaggcaaactcgagataattttgttagcaataacatgtctctctagcttgcatgttttatgcACATCtacaggaggttctaaatccgagtagatgtaaactctatgcacaaaatatattccaagatcattatattcgccaaagatatGAAATATAACATtggttggacatggcaaatcagacttagcaaataatttctccttcaaattatcgagctcacaaaaatcatcaaactgaacatagcccaaagtatttaaagaagatctCAATTCACACGCCTctacttcattagcaatgtgaacaacatgcttaaaatcagcgcaGTAAGAATTAACAGTAGGAATAACAGTAGGAAtagcatggatataagtgaagcattatcacacaactcttctttatcacaaggaacaacaagtaaatcaacttgtaaCAAAGGAATTTCAGCATTTGGTTTCAttaatggttgctctactatagcatgaaaagtggacaaattCAATTCATTAACAATACACTCACCTTGATTAATTTCAGCACCATTAAGTTTACCTTTGATGCCCTCTTCGGATGATGGAAGTGCCTCGACTTTGAGTGTGAACAATGGGATTGGCGGTTCATTcatgtctctctcctcttttccatgATTATGCACTTCCTGCAAATGGTTAGTAATAGAAGGCAAAAACATAGCGTGTTGCTTTTTCATGTCCTCGTCTATTTGACTTtcaacattgcaagcaagttgtaacaaatgaGAAAGAGATGTATATCTTTGACAATCAAGCATGTCCTGAATTTCTTTATTAAGCCCACGTAAAAACCTTAATTCTGTAGCTTCTTCGCATTCATCTAAACCACAACGTAATAAACAAGCATGCATATCATGATAGTATGAAATAACACTTTTGgtatcttgttttaaacattgTAGTTTGTTGAGCAGAATATCAGCGTAATACATGGGAACATAAATATTTCTGAAATATCGTTTCAGGTCTTTCCAAGATTGTGGTATTTTGTTATGCCTACAAAGATGTTTCCAATCATTAAAAGCAtgtttaattaaaacactagaggcacacataaccttttgtttctcaGACAAGACATGCTTTTGAAATTCACTATCAaccgctagctcccaattaatatAAGCATGAGGATCATAGTTTCCCTCGAAATAAGGTAATGCAGATTTGATCTTAGCTAGAACAGCATCACTTATCTCGTAAAGGTCGTGCTGATCACTCCTCATGCCTTGAGCATAGTTACCCCCAATAGTCTTGCGTAACCCTgccattgttagtagaaaacaagaaacatacacaaaaatatgcacgttcctattaactactaggtagtggagGCTCAGatatcacacacacactcaagcttttaactaAGCTCTTACAAGAT
The sequence above is drawn from the Oryza glaberrima chromosome 10, OglaRS2, whole genome shotgun sequence genome and encodes:
- the LOC127752781 gene encoding protein RESPONSE TO LOW SULFUR 3-like, which produces MARKVAVAAMDAKEAEEVMRRNAELEAAAAEAAAREERLRRELEAALAALAVAEEAEERLCVQLGELEAEAMAQAVEYQQQVRELSDRLAFADGVLRSSSGRRTAAVAAGMD